A stretch of the Chanos chanos chromosome 1, fChaCha1.1, whole genome shotgun sequence genome encodes the following:
- the endog gene encoding endonuclease G, mitochondrial has translation MHRIFSSKWFISGVSLAVGAGVGGSFVAYRGGCVKSVDTFGGVLDRVPVIPIPSVDAAELVPYQHGQVVQSKSTAVMKYGFPSLSNIKTRESYVTSYDPRNRTAAWVIEQLSPETLTGTSDRKFCDFKEDDSVHEYHRATNMDYKGSGFDRGHLAAAANHKWSQKAMADTFYLSNVSPQNPHLNQNAWNNLEKYCRSLAKQYQNVFVCTGPLYLPRQESDGKMYVKYQVIGKNHVAVPTHFFKVLILEKTRGEVELRPYVMPNMPVDEKIPLERFLVPIESIERASGLLFVPNIMKRTNTLQAITAGRA, from the exons ATGCACCGCATTTTTAGCTCTAAGTGGTTCATATCTGGTGTGTCCTTGGCCGTCGGAGCAGGTGTTGGAGGCTCATTTGTAGCTTATAGAGGCGGCTGCGTGAAATCGGTTGACACATTCGGTGGTGTTCTTGATCGAGTACCGGTAATTCCCATACCAAGTGTCGACGCGGCAGAGCTAGTACCGTACCAGCATGGCCAAGTTGTGCAGTCGAAGTCTACGGCGGTAATGAAATATGGATTTCCCTCGTTATCCAATATCAAGACGCGGGAGTCTTACGTTACTTCTTATGATCCCAGGAATAGGACTGCCGCGTGGGTGATTGAGCAGCTAAGCCCCGAAACGCTAACGGGAACATCAGACAGGAAATTTTGCGATTTTAAAGAGGATGATTCGGTACATGAGTACCACAGGGCAACTAATATGGATTACAAGGGGAGCGGGTTTGACAGGGGCCATCTTGCAGCAGCTGCCAATCATAAATGGAGCCAAAAGGCGATGGCAGACACTTTCTACCTCAGTAATGTCTCTCCCCAG AATCCTCATCTGAACCAAAATGCCTGGAACAACTTGGAGAAGTACTGTCGGAGTCTTGCCAAACAGTACCAGAATGTCTTTGTGTGCACAGGGCCGCTCTACCTGCCCAG GCAGGAGTCTGATGGAAAGATGTACGTGAAGTACCAGGTGATAGGAAAGAATCATGTTGCTGTGCCCACACATTTCTTCAAAGTGCTCATTCTGGAGAAGACGAGAGGAGAGGTGGAGCTGCGCCCCTATGTCATGCCCAACATGCCAGTGGATGAGAAGATCCCACTGGAGAGATTCCTTGTGCCCATCGAGAGCATCGAGAGAGCTTCTGGACTTTTGTTTGTACCAAACATCATGAAGAGAACAAACACCCTCCAAGCCATCACAGCAGGACGAGCGTGA